Genomic segment of Paenibacillaceae bacterium GAS479:
CATCGGGGTTATGAAAGGCGGCATGGCTCGCAAGACGAGGATTGATGGGGTCGCATCGGTACGCGAGGACCTCGACAGCGAAAGCTTGGTTGTGAATGGGACGGCTGATTTTAAGGGCTCCATCAAGGCGGGAAATATCGATATCAATGGCATGGCAGGAGTGGCGGGACAGCTCGTAACGGAGCTCTGTTTAGTTAATGGCAAGCTGAGTGTAGAAGAGTCCATGGTGGCCCGGGAGATCAAAGTTAATGGCGGACTGAAAGTTCATGGTAGTTGCAAGTCGGAGCGTCTGATCTGCGAAGGCAAGCTGAAGCTCGATGCACTGAGCACGGGCGAGCTGCGTCTGAAGCTTGAAGGGAAGAGCATCATCCGGGAGTTGACAGCGAGCCGGATCGAAGTTGTTGGCGAGAGCGGCTGGAGCCGATCGGTTTGGCAAAAGCTGCTGCCGATGTCGACCGAGAATGGCTTGTCTGCGCAGACCATCAAGGGCGACGATATTTACCTGGAGCGCACAACGGCTGGCATCGTACGCGGCGCCCGAGTTGTGATCGGAGATGGCTGCGAAGTGGGTCTTGTGGAATACAGCGGTGAACTGGATGTGCATAGGGGAGCGGTTGTACGTGAGCAGCGGCGGGTGTAAGCTTGCAGGCGCAGGCAAGCAGGCTTGAATCCACACGGGCCGTAAGGGGCAAGCATACGCTGGAACAAATCTAGCCGTCGGAGGTGCGCGTTCATGCACCCAT
This window contains:
- a CDS encoding Polymer-forming protein, with translation MEHKTDGTQRMELKDKQLSGIGVMKGGMARKTRIDGVASVREDLDSESLVVNGTADFKGSIKAGNIDINGMAGVAGQLVTELCLVNGKLSVEESMVAREIKVNGGLKVHGSCKSERLICEGKLKLDALSTGELRLKLEGKSIIRELTASRIEVVGESGWSRSVWQKLLPMSTENGLSAQTIKGDDIYLERTTAGIVRGARVVIGDGCEVGLVEYSGELDVHRGAVVREQRRV